A window of Micrococcus endophyticus contains these coding sequences:
- a CDS encoding bifunctional methylenetetrahydrofolate dehydrogenase/methenyltetrahydrofolate cyclohydrolase, translating to MTAKVLDGKATAAALKEELRERVSALTERGHTPGLGTVLVGEDAGSQKYVAGKHRDCAEVGIESIQRELPADATEEEILAVVRELNEDPACTGYIVQLPLPKHVDTQKVLEAIDPDKDADGLHPMNLGRLVASVGGELDSPLPCTPAGCVELLRRHGVELAGKHVLVIGRGVTIGRPAGLVLTRREVNATVTLAHTGTQNLDELLGQADVVIAAAGSAHMVRPEQVKDGVIVLDVGVSRVTGEDGTSRVLGDVDPAVKEKAAWMAPNPGGVGPMTRVMLLSNVVEAAERAADAEDWAGERAEA from the coding sequence ATGACCGCGAAGGTCCTGGACGGCAAGGCCACGGCCGCCGCCCTCAAGGAGGAGCTGCGCGAGCGGGTGTCCGCTCTCACCGAGCGCGGGCACACCCCCGGCCTGGGCACCGTGCTCGTGGGCGAGGACGCCGGCTCGCAGAAGTACGTGGCCGGCAAGCACCGCGACTGCGCCGAGGTGGGCATCGAGTCCATCCAGCGCGAACTGCCCGCGGACGCCACCGAGGAGGAGATCCTCGCGGTGGTGCGCGAGCTGAACGAGGACCCGGCCTGCACCGGGTACATCGTCCAGCTGCCCCTGCCCAAGCACGTGGACACCCAGAAGGTGCTCGAGGCCATCGACCCGGACAAGGACGCCGACGGCCTGCATCCCATGAACCTGGGCCGGCTCGTGGCCTCGGTGGGCGGGGAGCTGGACTCCCCGCTGCCGTGCACCCCCGCCGGCTGCGTGGAGCTGCTGCGCCGCCACGGCGTGGAGCTGGCCGGGAAGCACGTGCTGGTGATCGGCCGCGGCGTGACCATCGGCCGCCCCGCCGGCCTGGTGCTCACCCGCCGCGAGGTCAACGCCACCGTGACCCTGGCCCACACGGGCACGCAGAACCTGGACGAGCTGCTCGGCCAGGCCGACGTCGTGATCGCCGCCGCCGGCTCCGCCCACATGGTGCGGCCGGAGCAGGTCAAGGACGGCGTGATCGTCCTGGACGTGGGCGTCTCCCGCGTCACCGGGGAGGACGGCACGTCGCGCGTCCTGGGCGACGTGGACCCGGCCGTGAAGGAGAAGGCGGCCTGGATGGCGCCGAACCCGGGCGGCGTGGGGCCGATGACCCGCGTGATGCTCCTGTCCAACGTGGTGGAGGCCGCCGAGCGCGCGGCCGACGCCGAGGACTGGGCGGGGGAGCGCGCCGAGGCCTGA
- a CDS encoding MmcQ/YjbR family DNA-binding protein → MDALDLPALAAARALELPGSELTHPFGPEADVYKVRGRVFMLVLEAQGAMLVNLKAVPEDGAALREAYPAQVTPGYHMSKRHWISLGPPSADPRDDDAPARLDAALVRDLVTESYLLVLERSVPRRDWPVDPATFGRG, encoded by the coding sequence ATGGACGCCCTCGACCTGCCCGCCCTCGCCGCCGCCCGCGCCCTGGAGCTGCCGGGCTCGGAGCTCACCCACCCGTTCGGGCCGGAGGCGGACGTGTACAAGGTCCGCGGCAGGGTCTTCATGCTCGTGCTGGAGGCCCAAGGGGCGATGCTCGTGAACCTCAAGGCCGTGCCCGAGGACGGCGCGGCCCTGCGCGAGGCCTACCCCGCGCAGGTCACCCCCGGCTACCACATGAGCAAGCGGCACTGGATCTCGCTCGGACCGCCCTCGGCGGACCCGCGCGACGACGACGCCCCGGCCCGCCTCGACGCGGCGCTCGTGAGGGACCTGGTCACCGAGTCCTACCTGCTGGTGCTCGAGCGCAGCGTGCCGCGGCGCGACTGGCCGGTGGACCCGGCGACGTTCGGCCGCGGCTGA
- a CDS encoding catalase — protein sequence MTENQKTTPHATGSTRQNGAPAVSDRQSLTVGSEGPIVLHDTHLVETHQHFNRMNIPERRPHAKGSGAFGEFEVTEDVSKYTKALVFQPGAKTETLLRFSTVAGELGSPDTWRDVRGFALRFYTDEGNLDVVGNNTPIFFLRDPMKFTHFIRSQKRLPDSGLRDATMQWDFWTNTPESAHQVTYLMGPRGLPRTWREMNGYGSHTYLWVNAQGEKHWVKYHFISQQGVHNFSNEEAEAMAGKNADHHRQDLFESIAKGDYPKWDLYIQAIPYEEGKTYRFNPFDLTKTISKKDYPRIKVGTLTLNRNPENHFAQIESAAFNPGNMVPGVGLSPDRMLLGRSFAYHDAQLYRVGAHVNQLPVNRPKNEVHNYAFDGQMWYDHTGSRSTYAPNSNGDSWSDETGPVDDGWEADGTLTREAQALRKDDDDFGQAGTLVREVFTDAERDAFVETVVGALDGVREDVQARAFQYWKNVDATIGQRIEDEVKKGQGDDIPGAAGGGEARI from the coding sequence ATGACGGAGAACCAGAAGACAACCCCGCACGCCACCGGCTCGACGCGCCAGAACGGCGCGCCCGCCGTCAGCGACCGCCAGTCCCTGACCGTGGGCAGCGAGGGCCCCATCGTCCTCCATGACACCCACCTGGTGGAGACCCACCAGCACTTCAACCGCATGAACATCCCCGAGCGCCGCCCGCACGCCAAGGGCTCCGGCGCGTTCGGCGAGTTCGAGGTGACCGAGGACGTCTCGAAGTACACCAAGGCCCTGGTCTTCCAGCCGGGCGCCAAGACCGAGACCCTCCTGCGCTTCTCCACCGTGGCCGGCGAGCTGGGCTCCCCGGACACCTGGCGCGACGTGCGCGGCTTCGCGCTGCGCTTCTACACGGACGAGGGCAACCTCGACGTGGTCGGCAACAACACCCCGATCTTCTTCCTGCGCGACCCCATGAAGTTCACCCACTTCATCCGCTCGCAGAAGCGCCTGCCGGACTCCGGCCTGCGCGACGCCACCATGCAGTGGGACTTCTGGACCAACACCCCGGAGTCCGCGCACCAGGTGACCTACCTGATGGGCCCGCGCGGCCTGCCGCGCACCTGGCGCGAGATGAACGGCTACGGCTCCCACACCTACCTGTGGGTCAACGCCCAGGGTGAGAAGCACTGGGTGAAGTACCACTTCATCTCCCAGCAGGGCGTGCACAACTTCTCGAACGAGGAGGCCGAGGCGATGGCCGGCAAGAACGCCGACCACCACCGCCAGGACCTGTTCGAGTCCATCGCCAAGGGCGACTACCCCAAGTGGGACCTGTACATCCAGGCGATCCCCTACGAGGAGGGCAAGACCTACCGGTTCAACCCCTTCGACCTCACGAAGACGATCTCCAAGAAGGACTACCCGCGCATCAAGGTCGGCACGCTGACCCTGAACCGCAACCCGGAGAACCACTTCGCGCAGATCGAGTCCGCCGCGTTCAACCCGGGCAACATGGTCCCCGGCGTGGGCCTGTCCCCGGACCGCATGCTCCTGGGCCGCTCCTTCGCGTACCACGACGCCCAGCTGTACCGCGTGGGCGCCCACGTGAACCAGCTGCCGGTGAACCGCCCGAAGAACGAGGTCCACAACTACGCGTTCGACGGCCAGATGTGGTACGACCACACCGGCTCCCGCTCCACCTACGCGCCCAACTCCAACGGCGACTCCTGGTCCGACGAGACCGGCCCCGTGGACGACGGCTGGGAGGCGGACGGCACCCTGACCCGCGAGGCCCAGGCCCTGCGCAAGGACGACGACGACTTCGGCCAGGCCGGCACACTGGTCCGCGAGGTCTTCACCGACGCCGAGCGCGACGCCTTCGTGGAGACCGTGGTCGGTGCCCTGGACGGCGTCCGCGAGGACGTCCAGGCCCGCGCCTTCCAGTACTGGAAGAACGTGGACGCCACGATCGGCCAGCGCATCGAGGACGAGGTCAAGAAGGGCCAGGGCGACGACATCCCCGGCGCCGCCGGCGGCGGCGAGGCCCGCATCTGA
- a CDS encoding ABC transporter permease subunit: MSHVDTAPAASTPRTAEGRRPRRVKSQRAKSEVRLGWLLAGPAFFVMLFVVLYPILQALYDSLFKYRLTAPDDREFVGLGNYGVILSDSVFWKDLGVTLLITVVTVVVELILGFLLALAMHHAIKQTRGLIRTIILVPYGIITVVSAFAWFYMFSIDSGYINAWFEWLPGVDADLNWFAQSSTALSVIMLSEIWKTTPFISLLLLAGLAQVPGDLTEAAAVDGASWWQRMKLVILPNMKASIMVAVLFRAMDAFRIFDSIYIMTNGAYGTEVLSLLAYRTSIGRLEIGMGSAVSVILFLCVALMAVIAVKGFKVDLADRGGSK, from the coding sequence GTGAGCCACGTCGACACCGCACCCGCCGCATCCACCCCGCGCACCGCCGAGGGTCGCCGCCCCCGCCGGGTGAAGTCCCAGCGCGCGAAGTCCGAGGTGCGTCTCGGTTGGCTCCTGGCCGGCCCCGCGTTCTTCGTGATGCTGTTCGTGGTCCTGTACCCGATCCTGCAGGCCCTCTACGACTCGCTGTTCAAGTACCGGCTCACCGCCCCGGACGACCGCGAGTTCGTGGGCCTGGGCAACTACGGCGTGATCCTCTCGGACTCCGTGTTCTGGAAGGACCTCGGGGTGACCCTGCTGATCACCGTGGTGACCGTGGTGGTCGAGCTCATCCTCGGCTTCCTGCTGGCTCTGGCCATGCACCACGCCATCAAGCAGACCCGCGGCCTGATCCGCACGATCATCCTGGTGCCGTACGGCATCATCACCGTGGTCTCCGCGTTCGCGTGGTTCTACATGTTCTCGATCGACTCGGGCTACATCAACGCCTGGTTCGAGTGGCTGCCGGGCGTCGACGCGGACCTGAACTGGTTCGCGCAGAGCAGCACCGCGCTGTCCGTGATCATGCTCTCCGAGATCTGGAAGACCACGCCGTTCATCTCCCTGCTCCTGCTGGCCGGTCTGGCCCAGGTGCCGGGTGACCTCACGGAGGCCGCCGCCGTCGACGGCGCCTCGTGGTGGCAGCGGATGAAGCTGGTCATCCTGCCGAACATGAAGGCCTCGATCATGGTGGCCGTCCTGTTCCGCGCGATGGACGCGTTCCGCATCTTCGACTCCATCTACATCATGACCAACGGCGCCTACGGCACCGAGGTCCTCTCGCTGCTGGCCTACCGCACGTCCATCGGCCGGCTCGAGATCGGCATGGGTTCGGCGGTCTCCGTGATCCTGTTCCTGTGCGTGGCCCTCATGGCGGTCATCGCCGTCAAGGGCTTCAAGGTGGACCTGGCCGACCGAGGAGGTTCCAAGTGA
- the glyA gene encoding serine hydroxymethyltransferase: MTQTPDINTQPLSEVDPEIAAALADELGRQRGTLEMIASENFVPRAILETQGSVLTNKYAEGYPGRRYYGGCEFVDVAENLAIQRAKDLFGAEHANVQPHAGAQANVAVMTALMDHGDTLMGLSLAHGGHLTHGMKINFSGKNYKIAAYEVEPDTYRIDMDKVREKALEAQPKVIVAGWSAYPRQLDFAAFRSIADEVGAKLWVDMAHFAGLVAAGLHPNPVPHADVVTSTVHKTLAGPRSGFILSTEEFKKKIDSAVFPGQQGGPLMHAIAGKAVAFKIAGSADFKEKQERTLQGAQILAERLTAPDMTELGISVLTGGTDVHLVLVDLRESQLDGKQGEDILHEVGITVNRNSVPWDPRPPMTTSGLRIGTPALASRGFGEAEFREVAEIVAAALKPSPDVQALRARVVKLTEDFPLYDGLEGW; this comes from the coding sequence GTGACGCAGACGCCCGACATCAACACCCAGCCACTGTCCGAGGTGGACCCGGAGATCGCCGCGGCGCTCGCGGACGAGCTCGGCCGCCAGCGGGGCACGCTGGAGATGATCGCCTCGGAGAACTTCGTGCCGCGCGCCATCCTCGAGACCCAGGGCTCGGTGCTCACCAACAAGTACGCGGAGGGCTACCCGGGCCGTCGCTACTACGGCGGCTGCGAGTTCGTGGACGTCGCCGAGAACCTCGCGATCCAGCGCGCCAAGGACCTGTTCGGCGCCGAGCACGCCAACGTCCAGCCGCACGCCGGCGCGCAGGCCAACGTGGCCGTGATGACCGCGCTGATGGACCACGGGGACACCCTGATGGGCCTGTCCCTGGCCCACGGCGGCCACCTCACCCACGGCATGAAGATCAACTTCTCCGGCAAGAACTACAAGATCGCCGCCTACGAGGTGGAGCCGGACACCTACCGGATCGACATGGACAAGGTCCGTGAGAAGGCCCTCGAGGCCCAGCCGAAGGTGATCGTCGCCGGCTGGTCCGCCTACCCCCGTCAGCTGGACTTCGCCGCCTTCCGCTCCATCGCGGACGAGGTCGGCGCCAAGCTGTGGGTGGACATGGCCCACTTCGCCGGCCTCGTGGCCGCCGGTCTGCACCCGAACCCGGTGCCGCACGCCGACGTCGTCACCTCCACCGTGCACAAGACCCTCGCCGGCCCCCGCTCGGGCTTCATCCTCTCCACCGAGGAGTTCAAGAAGAAGATCGACTCCGCCGTGTTCCCGGGCCAGCAGGGCGGCCCGCTGATGCACGCGATCGCGGGCAAGGCCGTGGCCTTCAAGATCGCCGGCTCGGCCGACTTCAAGGAGAAGCAGGAGCGCACCCTGCAGGGCGCCCAGATCCTGGCCGAGCGCCTCACCGCCCCGGACATGACCGAGCTGGGCATCTCCGTGCTCACCGGCGGCACCGACGTGCACCTGGTCCTCGTAGACCTGCGCGAGTCCCAGCTGGACGGCAAGCAGGGCGAGGACATCCTGCACGAGGTGGGCATCACCGTGAACCGGAACTCGGTGCCGTGGGACCCGCGCCCGCCGATGACCACCTCCGGCCTGCGCATCGGCACCCCCGCCCTGGCCTCCCGGGGCTTCGGCGAGGCCGAGTTCCGCGAGGTCGCCGAGATCGTCGCCGCGGCCCTCAAGCCGAGCCCGGACGTGCAGGCGCTGCGTGCCCGCGTCGTGAAGCTCACCGAGGACTTCCCGCTGTACGACGGCCTCGAGGGCTGGTGA
- a CDS encoding ABC transporter ATP-binding protein: MASITLNHIDKTYDDGFHAIKDVNLEIEDGEFVILVGPSGSGKSTLLRMIVGLEDISDGEMLIDGRRVNEAAPKDRNLAMVFQNYALYPHLTVYENIAFPLRLIKDGKPSDEEIDRKVRHAARVLELNDHLERKPGNLSGGQRQRVAMGRAIVREADAFLFDEPLSNLDAKLRGQMRAEISQLQRRLATTSVYVTHDQTEAMTLGDRVAVLKKGVLQQVASPRELYEQPLNLFVAGFIGSPSMNFLPASLKEKDGGHVLSSPIGEIPVPAEKARAAEGRDVVFLGLRPEFFEDADLVEDHRLGQGSTFEATLTHLEWLGHEQYGYIEFEPDPEVAEMLSSLAKDLDADELRPVVVATLSGESRARPGTPTRLWVDTTRVHLFDPKTGENLTRDPEAGAELTRRAAEERRRQIEVAAERDAAADREAAATRR, encoded by the coding sequence ATGGCCTCCATCACCCTGAACCACATCGACAAGACCTACGACGACGGCTTCCACGCCATCAAGGACGTCAACCTCGAGATCGAGGACGGCGAGTTCGTCATCCTCGTGGGCCCCTCCGGCTCCGGCAAGTCCACGCTGCTGCGCATGATCGTGGGCCTCGAGGACATCTCCGACGGCGAGATGCTGATCGACGGGCGGCGCGTCAACGAGGCGGCGCCCAAGGACCGCAACCTCGCCATGGTGTTCCAGAACTACGCGCTGTACCCGCACCTGACGGTGTACGAGAACATCGCGTTCCCGCTGCGCCTGATCAAGGACGGCAAGCCCTCGGACGAGGAGATCGACCGCAAGGTGCGCCACGCCGCCCGGGTGCTCGAGCTGAACGACCACCTCGAGCGCAAGCCCGGCAACCTCTCTGGCGGCCAGCGCCAGCGCGTGGCCATGGGACGCGCGATCGTCCGCGAGGCCGACGCATTCCTGTTCGACGAGCCGCTGTCCAACCTGGACGCCAAGCTGCGCGGCCAGATGCGCGCCGAGATCTCGCAGCTGCAGCGCCGCCTGGCCACCACGTCCGTGTACGTGACCCACGACCAGACCGAGGCCATGACCCTCGGCGACCGCGTGGCCGTGCTCAAGAAGGGCGTGCTGCAGCAGGTGGCCAGCCCCCGCGAGCTCTACGAGCAGCCGCTGAACCTGTTCGTGGCCGGCTTCATCGGCTCCCCGTCGATGAACTTCCTGCCCGCCTCCCTCAAGGAGAAGGACGGCGGCCACGTGCTGTCCTCGCCGATCGGCGAGATCCCCGTGCCCGCCGAGAAGGCGCGCGCCGCCGAGGGCCGCGACGTCGTGTTCCTGGGGCTGCGCCCCGAGTTCTTCGAGGACGCGGACCTCGTGGAGGACCACCGCCTGGGCCAGGGTTCCACGTTCGAGGCGACCCTCACGCACCTGGAGTGGCTCGGTCACGAGCAGTACGGCTACATCGAGTTCGAGCCGGACCCGGAGGTGGCCGAGATGCTCTCCTCCCTGGCGAAGGACCTGGACGCGGACGAGCTGCGGCCCGTCGTCGTCGCCACCCTCTCCGGGGAGTCCCGGGCCCGCCCGGGCACGCCGACCCGCCTGTGGGTGGACACCACGCGCGTGCACCTGTTCGACCCGAAGACCGGTGAGAACCTCACCCGCGACCCGGAGGCCGGCGCCGAGCTGACCCGCCGGGCCGCCGAGGAGCGCCGTCGTCAGATCGAGGTGGCCGCCGAGCGCGACGCCGCCGCCGACCGCGAGGCCGCCGCCACCCGTCGCTGA
- a CDS encoding gamma carbonic anhydrase family protein → MAHIITVAGAGPRIHESVFLAPTAAITGDVEMAERSSAFYGVSARGDSAPIRVGERTNLQDNVVLHADEGFPCTLGAGVSVGHSAVVHGATVEDDCLIGMSATVMNGAVIGAGSLVAAGALVLEGTQVPAGSLVAGVPAKVRRPLTDEEREGLKKNAATYLRLSAAHRDAVTG, encoded by the coding sequence ATGGCCCACATCATCACCGTCGCGGGCGCCGGACCGCGCATCCACGAGTCCGTCTTCCTCGCCCCGACCGCCGCGATCACCGGCGACGTCGAGATGGCCGAGCGCTCCTCCGCGTTCTACGGGGTCTCCGCCCGCGGCGACTCCGCGCCCATCCGCGTGGGCGAGCGCACCAACCTCCAGGACAACGTGGTGCTCCACGCGGACGAGGGCTTCCCGTGCACCCTGGGCGCCGGCGTCTCCGTGGGCCACTCCGCCGTGGTGCACGGCGCCACCGTGGAGGACGACTGCCTGATCGGCATGTCCGCGACCGTCATGAACGGGGCCGTGATCGGCGCCGGCTCCCTCGTGGCCGCCGGCGCCCTCGTCCTGGAGGGCACGCAGGTCCCGGCCGGCTCGCTCGTGGCGGGCGTGCCCGCGAAGGTCCGCCGCCCCCTCACGGACGAGGAGCGGGAGGGCCTGAAGAAGAACGCGGCCACTTACCTGCGGCTCTCCGCCGCGCACCGGGACGCCGTCACCGGCTGA
- a CDS encoding carbohydrate ABC transporter permease: MSTAASAPATEGRAPEGRGPEGRAPHRRGTGKSTALWWILTVVIGVWCLFPLFSIFATSFKTPADLANGKLLPSQWSTVNYEEIFVGGSRELFLTALRNSIGITVIATIIAVILATLCAYAIARLDFPGKRLVLTVSLMVSMFPVISLVTPLFNMWRTLGLYDTWIGLIIPYLSLTLPISIWTLAAFFRQIPWELDQAAQVDGATPLEAFRKVIVPLAAPGVFTTAIIAFFIAWNDFVFGISLTSTETARTVPAALAFFTGASQFESPTGAISAAAIIVTIPIVVLVLLFQRQIVAGLTNGAVKG, encoded by the coding sequence GTGAGCACCGCCGCATCCGCTCCCGCCACCGAGGGCCGCGCCCCCGAAGGCCGCGGGCCCGAGGGCCGCGCGCCCCACCGTCGCGGCACCGGGAAGTCCACCGCACTGTGGTGGATCCTCACCGTCGTGATCGGCGTCTGGTGCCTCTTCCCGCTGTTCTCGATCTTCGCGACCAGCTTCAAGACGCCCGCCGACCTCGCCAACGGCAAGCTGCTGCCCTCCCAGTGGTCCACCGTGAACTACGAGGAGATCTTCGTGGGCGGCTCACGCGAGCTGTTCCTCACGGCGCTGCGCAACTCGATCGGCATCACCGTGATCGCCACGATCATCGCCGTCATCCTGGCCACGCTGTGCGCCTACGCGATCGCCCGCCTGGACTTCCCGGGCAAGCGGCTCGTGCTCACGGTGTCCCTGATGGTCTCGATGTTCCCCGTCATCTCCCTGGTGACGCCGCTGTTCAACATGTGGCGCACCCTCGGGCTGTACGACACGTGGATCGGCCTGATCATCCCCTACCTGTCCCTGACCCTGCCGATCTCCATCTGGACCCTGGCCGCGTTCTTCCGCCAGATCCCGTGGGAGCTCGACCAGGCCGCGCAGGTGGACGGGGCCACGCCCCTGGAGGCGTTCCGCAAGGTGATCGTCCCGCTGGCCGCCCCCGGCGTCTTCACGACGGCGATTATCGCCTTCTTCATCGCCTGGAACGACTTCGTGTTCGGCATCTCGCTGACCTCCACCGAGACGGCGCGCACCGTGCCGGCGGCGCTGGCGTTCTTCACGGGCGCCTCGCAGTTCGAGTCGCCCACCGGCGCGATCTCGGCGGCGGCCATCATCGTCACCATCCCGATCGTGGTCCTGGTGCTGCTGTTCCAGCGCCAGATCGTGGCCGGCCTGACCAACGGCGCGGTCAAGGGCTGA
- a CDS encoding D-isomer specific 2-hydroxyacid dehydrogenase family protein: MPTSSALPRTRPDDASERLLVLPAAEDLAGTPYALARQLAEQAVADVGGAAVTEGDASATALLMVRPIPVDALAAALAAHPRVSWVQLPFAGIERFVPLVRSHPDIVWTSAKGTYAPPVAEHALLLTLALLRDLPARVRATTWGPSSGRTLNGLNAVVVGGGGIAQEYIRLLKTWDVHVTAVRRRAGEVPGADRTVTTDRLDEVLPGAQVVMIAAAATDETRGLFDADRLALLDEDAVLVNIARGTLVDTDAVVRALAAGRLHGYGTDVTDPEPLPDGHPLWTEERALITPHTADTPEMCVPLLHARVERNLRARAAGTELEGLVDAEGGY; this comes from the coding sequence ATGCCCACCTCTTCCGCTCTCCCCCGCACCCGACCCGACGACGCCTCCGAACGCCTGCTTGTCCTCCCCGCAGCCGAGGACCTCGCCGGCACCCCCTACGCCCTCGCCCGTCAGCTGGCCGAGCAGGCCGTGGCCGACGTCGGCGGCGCCGCCGTGACCGAGGGCGACGCCTCCGCCACTGCCCTGCTGATGGTCCGCCCGATCCCGGTCGACGCGCTCGCCGCGGCCCTGGCCGCCCACCCCCGTGTGAGCTGGGTGCAGCTCCCGTTCGCCGGGATCGAGCGGTTCGTCCCCCTTGTGCGCAGCCACCCGGACATCGTGTGGACGTCCGCCAAGGGCACCTACGCGCCGCCGGTGGCCGAACACGCGCTGCTGCTCACCCTGGCCCTGCTGCGGGACCTGCCCGCGCGCGTGCGCGCCACCACGTGGGGCCCCTCCTCCGGCCGCACCCTGAACGGCTTGAACGCCGTGGTCGTGGGCGGCGGCGGGATCGCCCAGGAGTACATCCGCCTGCTGAAGACCTGGGACGTGCACGTCACCGCGGTCCGCCGACGCGCGGGCGAGGTCCCCGGCGCGGACCGCACCGTCACGACCGACCGCCTCGACGAGGTCCTGCCCGGTGCGCAGGTCGTGATGATCGCCGCGGCCGCCACGGACGAGACCCGCGGCCTGTTCGACGCCGACCGCCTCGCCCTCCTGGACGAGGACGCCGTGCTCGTGAACATCGCCCGCGGGACGCTGGTGGACACGGACGCCGTCGTCCGGGCGCTCGCGGCGGGCCGGCTGCACGGCTACGGCACGGACGTCACCGACCCCGAGCCGCTCCCGGACGGCCACCCGCTCTGGACCGAGGAGCGCGCCCTCATCACGCCGCACACGGCGGACACCCCGGAGATGTGCGTCCCGCTGCTTCACGCGCGGGTCGAGCGGAACCTGCGGGCCCGCGCGGCCGGGACGGAGCTGGAGGGCTTGGTGGACGCCGAGGGCGGGTACTGA
- a CDS encoding formyltetrahydrofolate deformylase, producing the protein MDTATLSPSPTPASGAEHAHVLTLACTNRMGIVHAVSGALLQVGADITESQQYDSPESGDFFMRVEFVTPARREEVAAALEPVREEFGMRMGLWDAGHRMRTLVMCSKDGHTLNDLLFQQRAGTLPIEIPVVVSNHLELQSLASFYGVPFIHVPVSADPDSRDSKAAAEDRLRGLIAEYDIELVVLARYMQILSDELCRDLAGMAINIHHSFLPSFKGARPYHQAHERGVKLIGATAHYVTADLDEGPIIAQSVQPVTHAQTAADFVARGRDVEGSTLVQAVRWHAQHRVLADGRRTVVFS; encoded by the coding sequence ATGGACACGGCGACCCTCTCCCCCAGCCCGACCCCCGCCTCCGGCGCCGAGCACGCCCACGTGCTCACGCTCGCCTGCACCAACCGGATGGGCATCGTGCACGCCGTCTCCGGCGCCCTCCTGCAGGTCGGCGCGGACATCACGGAGTCCCAGCAGTACGACTCCCCCGAGTCCGGGGACTTCTTCATGCGCGTCGAGTTCGTCACGCCCGCCCGCCGCGAGGAGGTCGCCGCGGCCCTCGAGCCCGTGCGTGAGGAGTTCGGCATGCGGATGGGCCTCTGGGACGCCGGGCACCGCATGCGCACCCTCGTGATGTGCTCCAAGGACGGGCACACCCTCAACGACCTGCTCTTCCAGCAGCGCGCCGGGACCCTGCCCATCGAGATCCCCGTGGTGGTCTCCAACCACCTCGAGCTGCAGTCGCTGGCCTCCTTCTACGGCGTCCCGTTCATCCACGTGCCCGTCTCCGCGGACCCGGACAGCCGGGACTCCAAGGCCGCCGCCGAGGACCGGCTGCGGGGCCTGATCGCGGAGTACGACATCGAGCTCGTGGTCCTGGCCCGCTACATGCAGATCCTCTCGGACGAGCTGTGCCGGGACCTGGCCGGGATGGCCATCAACATCCACCACTCGTTCCTGCCCTCGTTCAAGGGCGCCCGCCCCTACCACCAGGCCCACGAGCGCGGCGTGAAGCTGATCGGCGCCACCGCCCACTACGTGACCGCCGACCTGGACGAGGGCCCGATCATCGCGCAGTCCGTGCAGCCGGTGACCCACGCGCAGACCGCGGCCGACTTCGTGGCCCGCGGCCGCGACGTCGAGGGCTCCACCCTGGTGCAGGCCGTCCGCTGGCACGCCCAGCACCGCGTGCTCGCCGACGGGCGCCGGACCGTGGTGTTCAGCTGA